A genomic window from Archaeoglobus profundus DSM 5631 includes:
- a CDS encoding DUF655 domain-containing protein has protein sequence MKKGRKIDKEKLEDYAYVLDFLPYGHPDDKRPLHKREPLAQVVGEKFFTLLEVSVKKDKNPLVGDRVYIGKDLMQRDVVNKIKRRLRYEELTATAKSELPYVLEQIVKQQEDRFVEFFNKAESITTKLHQLELLPGVGKKTMWAIIEERKKEPFKSFEDIAKRIKIDPVKCIVQRIIYELQNPNTKYKLFTL, from the coding sequence ATGAAGAAGGGCAGGAAGATCGATAAGGAGAAGCTTGAAGATTATGCTTACGTATTGGACTTCCTGCCCTACGGTCATCCCGATGATAAGAGACCCTTGCATAAGAGGGAGCCTCTGGCTCAGGTTGTTGGTGAGAAGTTCTTTACGCTCTTGGAAGTTAGTGTTAAGAAAGATAAAAATCCCCTCGTCGGAGATAGAGTCTATATAGGTAAGGACTTAATGCAGAGGGATGTTGTTAACAAGATAAAGAGAAGATTGAGATACGAGGAGTTAACCGCTACGGCAAAATCTGAGTTGCCCTACGTTCTCGAGCAAATAGTTAAGCAACAGGAAGATAGATTTGTAGAATTTTTTAACAAAGCAGAATCCATAACTACAAAGCTTCATCAGCTCGAGCTTTTACCCGGGGTAGGGAAGAAGACTATGTGGGCGATAATTGAGGAAAGGAAGAAAGAACCTTTCAAGAGTTTTGAAGATATTGCAAAAAGAATTAAGATAGATCCTGTTAAGTGCATTGTTCAGCGTATAATCTACGAGCTTCAAAATCCTAATACGAAGTACAAGCTGTTCACACTCTAA
- a CDS encoding menaquinone biosynthesis family protein, which produces MIVAHTPDADDAFMFYAMISGKIKTRLKIEHLIEDIETLNRMAFEGKLDVTALSVHAYAYLEDKYRILSAGASVGDGYGPMVVAKRDIELEGKRIAIPGKYTTATLLLKLALDEFEAVEMRFDKIIDAVKRGEVDAGLLIHEGQITYEMHNLVKVLDLWEFWYGRTGLPLPLGVNVIRRDIPEEDQKEFLRVMKESIKYALENVDEAVDYAMKYSRGMSRDLVKKFATMYVNEYTYEMPESVVKAMERMFDMAEKKGIVKKPKLDIL; this is translated from the coding sequence ATGATCGTTGCACACACGCCAGATGCAGATGACGCCTTCATGTTCTACGCCATGATCAGCGGAAAGATAAAGACGAGACTGAAGATTGAGCACCTGATAGAGGATATAGAAACTCTGAACAGAATGGCATTCGAAGGAAAGTTGGATGTTACAGCGTTATCAGTTCATGCGTACGCTTACCTTGAGGATAAATACAGGATACTTTCAGCCGGAGCCAGTGTTGGGGATGGATACGGACCGATGGTTGTCGCTAAGAGAGATATAGAGCTCGAAGGTAAGAGGATAGCAATCCCCGGCAAGTACACAACGGCAACACTCCTCCTGAAGCTTGCTTTGGATGAATTTGAAGCTGTGGAGATGAGATTCGACAAGATAATAGATGCTGTAAAAAGGGGGGAGGTCGATGCCGGTTTGCTTATACACGAAGGTCAGATTACTTATGAGATGCACAACCTTGTAAAAGTTCTGGATCTCTGGGAGTTTTGGTATGGAAGAACGGGTTTACCCCTACCTTTAGGTGTAAACGTAATACGTAGAGATATTCCTGAGGAGGATCAAAAGGAATTCCTGAGGGTTATGAAGGAAAGCATAAAGTACGCATTGGAGAATGTGGATGAAGCTGTCGATTATGCCATGAAGTATTCAAGAGGAATGAGCAGAGATTTGGTAAAAAAGTTTGCAACCATGTACGTTAATGAGTACACCTACGAGATGCCAGAGAGTGTAGTAAAAGCAATGGAGAGAATGTTCGACATGGCTGAAAAGAAGGGGATAGTAAAAAAACCAAAGTTAGATATTTTATGA
- a CDS encoding formate--phosphoribosylaminoimidazolecarboxamide ligase family protein, with product MITDKVRKLVEDYRDVTIGIFGSHSAKEIGMSAKAWGFKTVVVVQRGRDKLYTKYNRWLYDEFIILDRFKDMINDEVQEKLREMNTIFIPNRSFAVYVGYDEIEKKFEVPIYGNRFLLRAEERNYERGQYYLLKKAGIRIPKEFKSPEEIDRLVIVKVQQAKNPLERAFFYANSPEDYYRQAEELIKAGVIDEEGLKNARIEEYVLGARFNANFHSYALKDVFGDFDFVGFSDRRQVNLQGFLNLPAKDQLKINVPVKNEEIGHFGVTMRESKQDMVYETAEKFIRTCEKEYPPGIIGLFGLQGAVAYSPEDDTKLEFVVFDVSMRVPGDPCIGPTSPEMRNLSLKHGVRIEDPLDLTMMEIKRALTDGRLPEIVT from the coding sequence ATGATAACCGATAAGGTGAGGAAGTTGGTTGAGGATTACAGGGATGTAACGATCGGTATATTCGGTTCCCACTCAGCAAAAGAGATCGGAATGTCTGCAAAGGCTTGGGGATTTAAGACGGTTGTTGTTGTTCAGAGGGGAAGGGATAAGCTCTACACAAAGTACAATCGCTGGCTCTACGATGAGTTCATAATTCTCGATCGCTTCAAAGACATGATAAACGACGAAGTTCAGGAAAAGTTGAGAGAAATGAACACGATATTCATTCCGAATAGGAGCTTCGCAGTTTACGTGGGCTATGACGAAATAGAAAAGAAATTTGAAGTTCCGATATATGGTAACAGATTCCTTCTAAGGGCTGAAGAGAGAAATTACGAGAGAGGGCAGTACTACCTCCTTAAGAAAGCTGGTATAAGGATTCCAAAGGAGTTTAAATCGCCAGAGGAGATTGATCGCTTGGTGATTGTTAAAGTCCAACAAGCTAAGAATCCTTTAGAGAGAGCTTTCTTCTACGCAAACTCACCAGAGGATTACTACAGACAGGCTGAGGAGCTCATAAAGGCTGGTGTTATAGATGAAGAAGGTTTAAAGAATGCGAGGATCGAGGAATACGTTCTAGGTGCCAGATTCAACGCAAACTTCCACAGCTACGCTTTGAAGGATGTATTTGGCGACTTCGATTTTGTCGGTTTTAGTGATAGAAGACAGGTAAATCTTCAGGGATTCTTGAATCTACCAGCTAAAGATCAGCTCAAAATAAATGTTCCAGTGAAAAACGAGGAGATAGGGCACTTTGGAGTTACGATGAGAGAAAGTAAGCAGGACATGGTTTATGAGACTGCAGAGAAGTTCATAAGGACTTGCGAAAAGGAGTATCCGCCTGGCATAATTGGACTCTTCGGATTGCAAGGTGCAGTTGCCTACTCACCAGAGGACGATACTAAGCTCGAGTTTGTAGTTTTCGACGTGTCTATGAGAGTTCCCGGAGATCCCTGCATAGGACCAACATCACCAGAAATGAGAAATCTCAGCTTGAAACACGGAGTAAGGATTGAAGATCCGCTGGATCTGACGATGATGGAGATAAAAAGAGCTTTAACTGACGGAAGATTGCCAGAGATAGTAACTTAG
- a CDS encoding RNA polymerase Rpb4, whose protein sequence is MFKEVKEFDYITIAEAKELMEKIAEERQKRAELLFETRRALKHLRTFARLPADKAKELVEELLKLPQVPNKEIAVKLVDIMPRIPDEVRIIYAKEKITLTPEEIEQILDVINKYR, encoded by the coding sequence ATGTTCAAAGAAGTTAAGGAGTTTGATTACATAACAATAGCCGAGGCTAAAGAGTTAATGGAGAAGATAGCAGAGGAGAGGCAGAAGAGAGCTGAGCTCTTATTTGAGACTAGAAGAGCTCTAAAGCATCTCAGGACATTTGCAAGATTGCCAGCTGATAAAGCTAAAGAGTTAGTTGAGGAATTGTTAAAGCTTCCGCAAGTCCCCAACAAGGAGATTGCTGTCAAGCTTGTCGATATCATGCCTCGAATCCCAGATGAAGTTAGGATAATATACGCTAAGGAGAAGATTACGCTAACTCCTGAAGAGATCGAACAAATTTTGGATGTTATTAATAAATATAGGTGA
- a CDS encoding 50S ribosomal protein L21e — MGWKSHGFRFKSGRKLRKKIREKGIKISRALQTFEVGDRVHIDIDPAVHKGMPHPRFQGRTGVVIGQRGRAYLVRVRDGNSYKTLFVRPEHLKPQKS; from the coding sequence ATGGGTTGGAAGTCTCACGGCTTCAGGTTCAAATCTGGAAGAAAGCTCAGAAAGAAGATAAGGGAGAAAGGGATAAAGATCAGTAGAGCCTTGCAGACGTTTGAGGTTGGAGACAGAGTTCACATCGATATTGATCCAGCCGTTCACAAGGGAATGCCCCATCCAAGGTTTCAGGGTAGGACTGGAGTTGTGATAGGACAGAGGGGAAGGGCTTACCTAGTAAGAGTTAGAGATGGCAACTCCTACAAGACACTCTTTGTAAGACCTGAACATCTCAAGCCTCAAAAATCTTAA
- a CDS encoding TIGR00153 family protein, with protein sequence MRFVRSISDVFGYSPFEDLKKHAELAAKAVGLLEKQFEAYRLNDVDEVERLREEIDSLEHQADIIKEEIRSKVKSSLLLPVDRHDLLNFLDVQDGIINYCEHVGHMLTFRKINAPERIMDEFSVLLSKLMETINEYEELIEHMSRLVASSFSKKEVEEALEHVKRVEEHEHECDLIQIGLLNMLFNSDMNPVDIQLAVLWVVHLGEIANYAARSADRFRTMILGRS encoded by the coding sequence ATGAGGTTCGTTAGGAGTATATCGGACGTATTTGGATACTCACCATTTGAAGATCTGAAGAAGCATGCGGAGCTAGCAGCAAAGGCAGTCGGATTGCTGGAGAAGCAGTTTGAAGCTTACAGATTGAACGATGTGGATGAAGTTGAGAGGTTGAGAGAAGAAATAGATTCTCTTGAGCATCAGGCGGACATAATTAAGGAGGAGATAAGAAGTAAGGTGAAGTCCTCACTACTTTTGCCAGTAGATAGGCACGATCTGCTCAACTTCTTAGATGTTCAGGATGGGATAATAAACTACTGCGAGCATGTCGGACACATGTTAACGTTCAGAAAAATAAACGCTCCCGAAAGAATAATGGACGAATTCAGTGTTTTACTTTCGAAGTTGATGGAAACGATAAACGAGTATGAAGAACTCATAGAACATATGTCGAGACTTGTAGCATCATCATTCTCGAAAAAGGAGGTTGAAGAAGCGCTGGAACACGTTAAGAGAGTTGAGGAACATGAGCACGAATGCGATTTAATCCAGATAGGTTTACTAAACATGCTCTTCAACTCTGACATGAATCCTGTAGACATTCAGTTGGCAGTTCTCTGGGTAGTTCATCTAGGTGAGATAGCTAACTATGCGGCAAGATCCGCCGATAGATTCAGAACCATGATACTGGGAAGAAGTTAG
- a CDS encoding glucose-6-phosphate isomerase family protein: MEIEICGRTFKADIRWAYDLKPVLAYPEELKENFPAYHMFRDVYYSKKDHEIIKEHGLRFDITVIPPNKIGKEFIKTFGHYHPLAEDNLSYTEIYEVLKGEAIYLLQKVEGDKVVDVVAIEAGEGDKVIIPPNYGHVTINPSNKELRMANWVYRHFKSNYEPYERLRGACYYYTEDGWIRNPNYGEVPDIRFVKPKIPKELGLRKSEEMYKLVRDLSKLEFLYRPSKYLDLFEEILKG; this comes from the coding sequence ATGGAAATCGAGATTTGTGGGAGAACATTTAAAGCAGACATTAGGTGGGCTTACGATCTAAAACCGGTTCTCGCTTATCCGGAGGAACTTAAAGAGAATTTTCCTGCTTACCATATGTTCAGAGACGTTTACTACAGCAAAAAAGATCATGAAATTATCAAAGAGCACGGATTGAGGTTTGACATAACTGTGATTCCTCCAAACAAAATAGGTAAGGAATTCATAAAGACGTTCGGTCACTACCACCCCTTAGCTGAAGACAACTTGAGCTATACGGAGATTTATGAGGTTCTAAAAGGAGAGGCAATATATTTGCTTCAGAAAGTTGAAGGTGATAAAGTCGTTGATGTTGTTGCAATTGAAGCTGGGGAGGGAGACAAGGTCATAATTCCTCCAAACTACGGTCATGTAACTATAAATCCTTCAAACAAAGAGCTTAGGATGGCTAACTGGGTTTACAGGCACTTTAAATCCAATTACGAGCCTTACGAACGATTAAGAGGAGCATGCTACTACTACACCGAAGATGGATGGATAAGGAATCCCAACTATGGTGAAGTTCCGGATATAAGATTTGTCAAGCCTAAAATACCGAAAGAATTGGGATTAAGAAAAAGTGAGGAAATGTACAAGCTTGTGAGGGATTTGAGTAAACTCGAGTTCCTCTACAGACCTTCGAAGTATCTAGACTTGTTCGAGGAGATACTAAAAGGTTAA